The following proteins come from a genomic window of Montipora foliosa isolate CH-2021 chromosome 2, ASM3666993v2, whole genome shotgun sequence:
- the LOC137991105 gene encoding uncharacterized protein has product MTEDQTANIDSDMKTLFDAAAIIRKSITKCRKWKFTGSLENMSDENVPAELFSFYRWIIQGTKHELSAGKKSEEVYNRAMALSQTTVSMCLTERQVRNKKSDFVRSSSEMPLQLAVGIAVHQAVRSKQLITVLHGFGMSVDYNRILRVEAQIEGSVLKRMELNDGLYIPPDLVLGRHVFFAVDNVDFAEDTPDGKNTFHGTAMAIYQRQQPGDVAPELTVDPGEQCRRSIRQLPEYVATLLECPVPPQQACWSHLSPVWIVYRRPTSIAHQEARFHMASRTQFDQNDHQWRS; this is encoded by the coding sequence ATGACTGAAGATCAGACCGCAAACATAGACTCCGATATGAAAACTCTGTTTGATGCCGCCGCAATAATCAGGAAATCTATCACCAAATGTAGGAAGTGGAAGTTTACAGGTTCACTGGAAAACATGTCGGATGAGAACGTACCAGCAGagctttttagtttttatagatGGATTATACAAGGCACAAAACATGAGCTTTCTGCTGGAAAGAAATCTGAGGAAGTGTACAATCGTGCAATGGCTCTATCCCAGACCACTGTATCGATGTGTTTGACTGAGAGGCAAGTGAGAAACAAGAAGTCCGATTTTGTAAGATCCTCGTCGGAAATGCCATTGCAGTTAGCCGTTGGGATAGCTGTACACCAGGCCGTGAGAAGCAAGCAGCTCATAACCGTGCTACATGGATTTGGAATGTCAGTGGACTACAACAGGATCTTGAGAGTAGAGGCGCAAATCGAAGGTAGCGTTCTAAAGCGCATGGAGCTGAATGATGGCTTATATATACCCCCTGATTTAGTTTTGGGTAGGCACGTCTTTTTTGCGGTAGATAATGTGGATTTTGCAGAGGACACTCCTGATGGCAAGAATACCTTCCACGGCACAGCGATGGCAATCTACCAAAGGCAGCAACCAGGCGATGTAGCACCAGAGCTGACCGTGGATCCCGGAGAGCAGTGTCGTCGCTCAATCAGACAGCTTCCCGAGTATGTGGCAACCTTGCTAGAATGTCCTGTGCCCCCCCAGCAAGCCTGTTGGTCCCACCTTTCCCCAGTTTGGATTGTGTACCGAAGACCAACTTCCATTGCACATCAAGAAGCAAGATTTCACATGGCTTCTCGGACGCAGTTTGACCAGAACGATCACCAGTGGAGAAGTTGA
- the LOC137991104 gene encoding uncharacterized protein has protein sequence MLRRARERYERQLEGPNESRRKSRPGSSVEIPQLTRSQTSPYNKNVCFFCDGPPGYRKNLHNISTFSASESLRTAIGMSGNDKLSVKLNTSISPDDAHSIDIKYHKNCWAIHVSHILRRQTSELSSAKLAGEIAAQIEFLTMTEMTLRSGKVATMSELQDAFESILESNNVENPRGRRKALKQLLLREIPEIEFHAP, from the coding sequence ATGCTTAGACGAGCAAGAGAAAGGTATGAGAGGCAGCTCGAGGGCCCCAATGAGTCCAGGCGAAAATCACGACCAGGTTCATCAGTAGAAATTCCCCAACTAACCCGTTCGCAAACGTCTCCCTACAATAAGAATGTCTGTTTTTTCTGCGATGGCCCACCCGGTTACCGTAAGAACCTGCATAATATTAGTACCTTTTCTGCTAGTGAGTCCCTTCGCACTGCGATTGGGATGTCAGGGAATGATAAGCTCTCGGTTAAGCTCAACACATCAATTTCTCCAGATGATGCTCATTCGATAGATATAAAGTACCACAAAAACTGTTGGGCAATTCATGTATCGCACATTTTACGAAGACAAACATCCGAATTATCATCTGCGAAGTTGGCTGGTGAGATTGCAGCACAAATAGAATTCCTGACAATGACGGAGATGACTTTGAGGAGTGGAAAAGTGGCGACTATGTCCGAATTACAAGATGCTTTTGAAAGCATACTAGAATCTAACAATGTGGAAAATCCGAGAGGCAGACGAAAGGCCTTGAAGCAGTTACTACTCCGAGAGATACCAGAGATAGAGTTTCATGCACCT
- the LOC137992068 gene encoding uncharacterized protein, giving the protein MSGVDMQSDVGVPETESESTSSPDFNDQDPGKPEDRRLTEVNGEIGYFVKKGKQFVPVTNFSVTCTGFVTENSESGSSEGFLFHVVPKMTLANGNEEIQEGKRTQYYLTWRDMSTQNGVLSKFDSKKLWTVPSKDQYLPSYFKCLCDDYLKETNPRRVYPVECVGLQPNSVPPTWVIGSNLHVHLAGGVTGRLNANDSPYAVLGSEMAPLPLIDIKDEDLDHGVALKELIEIQRLHMGENFVPALLILGGMGMALHYEELSQLYDGVPLIMAYGLPVSGKSLAVQIAMSLIGETKSIGECTQAGMLKLASSRTLPFWWDDVSDFNTLEALTVQTFNQSQKQTAKLEKLNHPRSVPLMTMNPQCLYRKKKVDKEKISRVFT; this is encoded by the exons ATGTCTGGGGTTGATATGCAATCAGATGTCGGAGTTCCTGAGACTGAGTCAGAAAGTACATCGAGCCCCGATTTCAACGACCAGGATCCCGGTAAACCTGAGGACAGACGATTAACGGAGGTGAATGGAGAAATAGGCTATTTTGTCAAGAAAGGCAAGCAGTTTGTGCCCGTGACAAATTTTTCGGTAACGTGCACTGGATTTGTAACCGAAAATTCGGAATCCGGTAGTTCCGAAggatttttgtttcatgttgtacCAAAGATGACGTTAGCGAATGGTAACGAAGAAATTCAAGAAGGAAAAAG AACACAATATTACTTAACCTGGCGTGATATGTCAACCCAGAATGGAGTCCTGTCCAAATTTGATTCAAAGAAGTTGTGGACAGTGCCCTCGAAGGACCAATATCTTCCTTCATACTTCAAGTGTCTGTGTGACGATTACTTAAAAGAAACCAACCCACGACGGGTATATCCAGTGGAG TGCGTTGGTCTTCAACCAAACAGTGTACCACCAACTTGGGTCATAGGATCCAACCTTCACGTGCATTTGGCAGGGGGAGTCACTGGGAGGTTGAATGCAAATGATTCTCCCTATGCTGTTCTGGGTAGTGAAATGGCTCCCCTACCTCTGATAGATATAAAAG aTGAAGATCTTGACCATGGTGTGGCACTGAAGGAACTGATTGAGATTCAGCGACTACATATGGGAGAGAATTTTGTGCCTGCCTTGTTGATACTTGGAGGGATGGGTATGGCACTCCATTATGAAGAGCTTTCCCAGTTATATGATGGTGTGCCATTGATAATGGCTTATGGACTGCCTGTGTCTGGGAAGTCTTTGGCAGTACAAATTGCCATGTCCCTCATTGGAGAAACCAAGAGTATTGGAG AGTGTACCCAGGCTGGAATGCTTAAGTTGGCATCATCAAGAACGCTCCCATTTTGGTGGGATGATGTCTCAGATTTCAACACTTTAGAGGCTCTAACTGTCCAAACTTTTAACCAG TCTCAAAAGCAAACTGCAAAGCTGGAGAAGTTAAACCACCCAAGATCAGTCCCACTGATGACCATGAATCCTCAGTGCTTGTACCGAAAGAAAAAGGTGGACAAGGAGAAGATCTCAAG AGTATTTACATGA